One region of Actinomycetes bacterium genomic DNA includes:
- a CDS encoding FAD-binding oxidoreductase: protein MAPESAADIATVLTWATDSGAPVVARGGGHGDFSSADDAVVIDLSAHFKHAELSGDRVVAGGGATMGMLLAAGGEADLVVPVGAAAGPGMGLALQGGIGWLCRRYGLTMDHLVEVAMVLPNGDQVVLNDEASDSDLWWAVKGAAPNFGVVTRAKFRTHRVPLMGFHRYVLPADCLGDALNHAETVADNVDVSLLCSKAPDQPAELLAYISVCGSDEQVQASQTTADGFIAGITSQVSASDHVIAPYRDSPEYDFPGASAPPPGPVPTYERCPLLGPAADLSRVADVLNQAMARATTPVRIDFEQMGGQIAATPRAATPFWNRDAQWSLVVGGMWTEPDAEQQCRDWVSETTQQLQPDSSGGYIVEAHPSQPDVAQFVAAAFGDNLPRLAAIKQRIDPDNLFRCYYPLE from the coding sequence GTGGCACCGGAAAGCGCCGCCGACATCGCCACTGTTCTGACGTGGGCCACCGACTCCGGCGCGCCGGTGGTCGCCCGCGGTGGTGGTCACGGCGACTTCAGTTCCGCCGACGACGCGGTCGTGATCGACTTGTCCGCGCACTTCAAGCACGCGGAACTGAGCGGCGATCGGGTAGTCGCCGGCGGTGGCGCGACGATGGGGATGCTGCTCGCCGCTGGTGGCGAGGCTGATCTGGTGGTTCCGGTGGGGGCAGCTGCAGGACCTGGCATGGGGTTGGCGCTACAGGGCGGCATCGGTTGGCTATGTCGCCGCTACGGCCTCACTATGGACCATCTTGTTGAAGTGGCGATGGTACTGCCGAATGGCGATCAGGTTGTCCTCAACGACGAGGCCTCAGATAGCGACTTGTGGTGGGCGGTGAAGGGCGCTGCCCCGAATTTCGGGGTGGTAACCCGAGCGAAGTTCCGCACTCATCGAGTGCCGCTGATGGGTTTTCATCGCTACGTGCTTCCCGCCGACTGTCTGGGTGATGCGCTCAACCACGCCGAGACGGTCGCCGACAATGTGGACGTGTCGCTGCTGTGCAGCAAGGCACCCGATCAGCCGGCAGAACTATTGGCCTACATCAGTGTCTGCGGTAGTGACGAGCAAGTGCAGGCTAGCCAAACGACTGCCGATGGGTTCATTGCCGGCATCACCAGCCAGGTATCGGCCAGTGACCACGTGATTGCCCCCTACCGTGATTCACCCGAGTACGACTTCCCCGGTGCGTCAGCACCGCCTCCGGGTCCGGTGCCAACCTATGAACGGTGCCCACTGCTGGGCCCGGCAGCGGACTTATCTCGGGTTGCCGACGTGTTGAATCAAGCGATGGCTCGTGCAACCACTCCGGTTCGTATCGACTTTGAACAGATGGGAGGTCAGATAGCCGCGACCCCTCGAGCGGCGACACCGTTTTGGAACCGGGACGCTCAGTGGAGCCTAGTCGTGGGTGGCATGTGGACCGAACCAGATGCCGAGCAACAGTGCCGGGATTGGGTCAGCGAGACAACTCAACAACTACAACCAGACTCCTCGGGTGGCTACATCGTCGAGGCACACCCAAGCCAGCCTGATGTCGCACAGTTCGTTGCTGCCGCTTTCGGCGACAACCTGCCGCGACTCGCAGCGATCAAACAACGGATTGACCCCGACAATCTATTTCGCTGCTACTACCCACTCGAATGA
- a CDS encoding zinc-binding dehydrogenase has product MSQPNRDTANAMLLHRPGTPETMVPGTIEVPSPRQGELRVQVLACGLNPVDWKTARTGLPSWSWPHVLGQDIVGIITAIGPDGDTTDLGRLAIVHQSLPRNGGLAQTSLVTAAATARIPTTTNVLAAATIPCAGLTAAQAVERTHVTADDQILIIGAAGAVGTFATQLVAQRLTGGSSRAPRRGEITALVGPADLDRAVHLGADEALDYTQGPLTEVLANRRFDVILDLVGAESSRSAGLLLGYGGRLASVSRPDWGVPPFTTAPTLVELALGAAYDTGTTADLRWMAATLVDLVELVSQGELVTPRFVVGSLDEAPNLLAAMASGESSGKPVIEVQNGN; this is encoded by the coding sequence GTGTCACAACCCAATCGGGACACTGCCAACGCGATGCTGCTGCACCGGCCCGGGACCCCGGAAACCATGGTGCCGGGCACCATTGAGGTCCCCAGCCCACGTCAGGGCGAGCTCCGGGTGCAGGTACTTGCTTGTGGACTGAATCCGGTGGACTGGAAAACGGCCCGAACTGGTCTACCTAGTTGGTCCTGGCCACATGTCCTGGGACAAGACATCGTCGGAATCATCACCGCAATAGGCCCCGATGGCGACACCACCGACCTCGGGCGGCTAGCGATCGTGCACCAAAGCCTTCCTCGCAATGGTGGCCTGGCGCAAACGTCGCTGGTGACCGCCGCAGCCACGGCACGAATCCCGACGACGACGAACGTGTTGGCCGCGGCGACCATACCCTGTGCTGGTCTCACCGCAGCCCAAGCCGTCGAACGAACTCACGTGACGGCAGACGATCAAATCCTGATCATCGGTGCAGCAGGCGCAGTCGGCACTTTTGCTACCCAACTGGTGGCCCAGCGACTGACCGGCGGCTCCAGCCGCGCACCACGCCGTGGGGAGATCACTGCACTGGTGGGGCCAGCCGACCTTGATCGGGCAGTTCACTTGGGTGCTGATGAAGCCCTTGACTACACCCAAGGTCCGCTTACTGAGGTACTGGCCAACCGACGTTTCGATGTGATCCTCGATCTAGTTGGCGCTGAGTCCAGCCGCAGCGCTGGCCTCCTCCTCGGCTACGGTGGGCGACTCGCCTCGGTCTCACGACCCGACTGGGGCGTGCCACCCTTCACCACTGCCCCCACCCTGGTCGAGTTGGCTCTCGGCGCTGCCTATGACACCGGAACTACGGCTGATTTGCGCTGGATGGCCGCCACCCTGGTAGACCTAGTTGAACTGGTTTCCCAAGGCGAACTCGTTACCCCACGGTTTGTGGTTGGCTCACTGGACGAGGCGCCCAACCTGCTCGCCGCGATGGCATCTGGCGAGTCGTCGGGTAAGCCAGTGATCGAAGTGCAGAACGGAAACTAG
- a CDS encoding rhodanese-like domain-containing protein, with protein MSRGVAVVVVLLGASLALLLVGCSSSDNPGADGPADTGAVQAVDTQEFAAVVDSGAAVIDVRAPEEFAAGHIEGAVNIDVNGPDFDQRISELDTSETYAVYCRSGNRSAVATQLMAQQGFTSVYDLSGGIIAWEDAGLLVV; from the coding sequence ATGAGTCGTGGCGTTGCAGTGGTAGTTGTGCTGCTGGGGGCTTCGCTGGCACTGCTATTAGTTGGCTGCTCTAGTTCGGATAATCCTGGAGCCGATGGACCGGCTGACACTGGGGCAGTTCAGGCAGTCGACACGCAAGAGTTTGCCGCTGTAGTTGATTCCGGTGCGGCGGTGATCGACGTTCGCGCTCCGGAGGAGTTTGCTGCTGGTCATATCGAAGGAGCCGTCAATATTGACGTGAACGGCCCAGACTTCGACCAACGAATTTCAGAGTTAGATACCAGCGAGACCTATGCGGTGTATTGCCGGTCTGGCAATAGATCGGCGGTGGCCACGCAACTCATGGCTCAGCAAGGGTTCACCTCGGTATATGACCTCAGCGGCGGCATCATCGCCTGGGAGGATGCTGGCCTACTGGTGGTCTAG
- a CDS encoding SRPBCC family protein: MVSDSRLRISRFSRGRLGPPISESLIISAPAEAIYELVADVSRMGEWSPEATGARGVSGPLHVGDRFTGTNRRGQVGWFTFNTVRIATPGQAFEFDTDFGPLPISRWRYDFGTRADGTTRVTETWWDRRNGLLGLPIRAVGQLLIPGDRATHNRKNIRTTLQRLRDVAEGQHD; encoded by the coding sequence ATGGTGAGCGATTCAAGGCTTCGAATCAGCAGGTTCTCCCGGGGACGGCTGGGTCCGCCAATCTCGGAAAGTCTGATCATCTCAGCACCAGCAGAAGCGATCTACGAACTGGTTGCCGACGTCTCTCGAATGGGGGAATGGTCACCGGAGGCCACCGGTGCTCGGGGAGTGTCGGGTCCGCTGCACGTAGGAGACCGGTTCACCGGGACCAATCGGCGAGGTCAGGTTGGTTGGTTCACTTTCAATACCGTCCGAATCGCCACGCCGGGCCAGGCCTTTGAGTTCGATACTGACTTTGGTCCGCTCCCGATCTCTCGCTGGCGATATGACTTCGGAACCCGAGCCGACGGCACCACGCGAGTCACTGAGACTTGGTGGGATCGCCGCAACGGCCTGCTGGGCCTGCCCATCCGAGCCGTGGGGCAGTTACTGATTCCGGGGGACCGGGCGACCCATAACCGTAAGAACATACGGACTACGCTGCAGCGGCTGCGTGATGTGGCCGAAGGCCAGCATGACTAA
- a CDS encoding response regulator yields MTPTRILVIDTDPAVRAVVRDVLTAAMLCEVVEAADAFTVNAELQRQQPDLVVVDAQLPDLSEVCWVVKQLRVVSGEIPVLAITLAEFAEVPDPVLAGVGVQRTLPKAFTADSLLAAVHDLLNLETPPPIDLTWPEVGDPADAGSLGRVGKPGKRVLVVEDDVTTLNLLTDILYFAGYDVITASDGQAGLVRAERDDPDLVILDHMMPGMHGIAVLQQLRRQGSRLPIIMLTAHGDAKMIRDEKLTWSGWKAGASLFIEKPFDGETLLHWVGELITTRTRW; encoded by the coding sequence ATGACGCCCACGCGGATCTTGGTGATCGACACCGACCCTGCTGTCCGCGCCGTGGTGCGTGACGTCCTTACTGCCGCCATGCTCTGTGAGGTCGTCGAAGCGGCGGACGCCTTTACCGTAAACGCGGAACTGCAGCGGCAGCAGCCGGACCTAGTCGTGGTGGATGCGCAACTACCGGACTTGTCCGAAGTCTGCTGGGTCGTCAAACAGTTGCGGGTGGTGAGCGGCGAGATTCCGGTTCTGGCGATCACGCTGGCGGAGTTTGCGGAGGTTCCAGATCCAGTACTCGCTGGCGTGGGGGTGCAGCGAACGCTTCCCAAAGCATTCACGGCTGATTCGCTACTTGCTGCGGTCCATGACTTGCTAAATCTGGAAACACCACCGCCGATCGATCTGACCTGGCCGGAGGTTGGCGATCCGGCTGACGCGGGCAGTTTGGGGCGAGTGGGTAAGCCGGGCAAGCGAGTGCTTGTGGTTGAAGACGATGTCACCACCCTGAACCTGCTGACCGACATCTTGTATTTCGCTGGCTATGACGTGATCACGGCCTCGGATGGACAGGCCGGACTGGTGCGAGCCGAACGTGACGATCCAGACCTAGTGATTTTGGATCACATGATGCCGGGTATGCACGGGATTGCGGTGTTGCAACAGCTTCGGCGACAGGGTTCTCGACTACCCATCATCATGTTGACGGCTCACGGTGACGCCAAGATGATCCGTGACGAAAAACTGACTTGGTCTGGTTGGAAAGCCGGCGCTTCCCTGTTCATTGAGAAACCCTTCGACGGTGAGACATTGCTGCACTGGGTGGGAGAACTGATCACCACCCGGACTCGTTGGTGA
- a CDS encoding aspartate aminotransferase family protein, with product MPTPHEDPLLELADVLASELTSQWAELAGRSAARPDAQLPEATMHLPDSGVGARQAVTDFLDHIAPNLNGGVGPHYAGYVTGGVTPAALAGDWLTPIFDTNAGFATDGAAGQLESGTISMLLELLSLPAEFGGTLTAGATSATTVGLAAARQWAGHRFGVDVAQSGAAVPISVLSGTAHASVAKSMAILGIGRQQLVPVPCLPNREAVDIAALRTTLSKHQDSAVIVVANAGTVITGDTDDLAEIAALRDEFNFWLHVDAAFGGFAALLPDDTRLSRWQRADSITVDLHKWLNVPYDSGLALIRNAAVLPEIFGNVGSYLANEPQPMDLGLDNSRRLRALPIWLSLQAYGRAGISGMIQESVAAASTFAQQVTADGRLQLAAPVRLNVVTLSSTSTDIHAAGERLAKSGAGFLSPATWQSRPVLRGAFVNWRTDPAALATALLSQLN from the coding sequence ATGCCCACTCCGCACGAGGATCCGCTGCTGGAGTTGGCAGACGTTTTGGCCTCGGAACTAACCTCGCAATGGGCTGAGTTGGCGGGTCGATCAGCCGCTCGACCCGACGCCCAGTTACCCGAAGCAACTATGCACCTGCCGGACAGCGGCGTGGGTGCCCGACAGGCCGTCACGGACTTCCTAGATCACATCGCACCCAACCTCAACGGTGGTGTTGGCCCGCACTACGCGGGCTATGTCACCGGTGGCGTGACTCCGGCCGCGCTGGCGGGCGACTGGCTGACTCCGATCTTCGACACCAACGCCGGCTTCGCGACTGACGGTGCCGCCGGTCAACTGGAGAGCGGCACCATATCGATGTTGTTAGAACTGTTGAGCCTGCCCGCCGAGTTCGGTGGCACGCTGACAGCGGGCGCCACCAGCGCAACGACGGTTGGCCTGGCCGCAGCGAGACAGTGGGCCGGCCATCGCTTTGGTGTAGATGTTGCCCAATCGGGCGCCGCAGTTCCCATCTCAGTGCTATCCGGCACCGCACACGCCAGTGTGGCCAAATCAATGGCCATTCTAGGTATTGGGCGGCAACAGTTAGTCCCCGTTCCTTGCCTGCCGAATCGCGAAGCAGTGGACATCGCCGCGCTTCGGACGACACTGAGTAAGCACCAAGACTCGGCGGTCATCGTTGTGGCCAACGCCGGAACCGTGATCACCGGAGACACCGACGACCTGGCCGAAATCGCGGCGCTACGAGATGAGTTCAACTTCTGGCTGCATGTGGACGCCGCATTCGGCGGTTTCGCCGCGCTACTGCCCGACGACACCCGACTGTCCCGGTGGCAGCGGGCAGATTCCATCACCGTCGATCTGCACAAGTGGTTGAACGTCCCCTACGACAGTGGCCTGGCGCTGATACGCAACGCCGCCGTGTTGCCCGAGATCTTCGGCAACGTCGGCTCGTATCTGGCAAATGAGCCGCAACCGATGGATTTGGGGTTGGACAACAGCCGCCGGCTACGAGCACTACCGATCTGGCTGAGCCTGCAGGCCTACGGTCGCGCTGGCATCAGTGGCATGATCCAGGAGAGCGTGGCCGCTGCCAGCACGTTTGCCCAACAAGTCACTGCCGATGGCCGACTCCAACTAGCCGCCCCGGTGAGACTCAACGTGGTGACGCTGTCGTCAACCAGCACCGATATCCACGCGGCCGGTGAACGGCTAGCAAAGTCAGGAGCCGGCTTCCTCAGTCCGGCCACCTGGCAATCTCGTCCGGTCTTGCGTGGCGCATTCGTCAACTGGCGCACCGACCCAGCCGCGTTGGCAACCGCTTTGTTGTCGCAACTGAACTAG
- a CDS encoding YHYH protein, protein MRDYSKTLVILAAACALGVAGCTGDTDSATDEDTASPTTSAAAESEVDAEAIPIGDGKISDEPKKGFVMSCADTFPGGGAQASGDWISGDTWNMSKKPEVEGSVKWQDAELKIKVSDNRRVITGNGLPDQPTGVFPVRESDPAYQYDRNPNSIQEQEVSWELPAEPTVADEPSCVPMNTIGIALDGAAIFNALDAEGRDAGAHEILDSCWGHPEMDGTYHHHTNPSCLDDGTSGEHSPLLGYLLDGFGIYGLLGEDGQQLTNAELDKCHGHTHEVDWDGEQQSIYHYHMTYEYPYTAGCFKGEPEEVASSGGQGGPPGGGPPPG, encoded by the coding sequence ATGCGGGATTACAGCAAAACGCTAGTCATTCTCGCTGCTGCGTGTGCGCTGGGGGTGGCTGGTTGCACTGGTGACACTGACTCTGCCACGGACGAAGACACGGCCTCGCCGACCACCTCAGCCGCAGCCGAGTCAGAGGTCGACGCTGAGGCGATTCCGATTGGCGACGGCAAGATTTCCGATGAGCCCAAGAAAGGCTTTGTCATGTCCTGCGCCGACACATTCCCGGGGGGTGGGGCGCAGGCCAGCGGCGATTGGATATCCGGAGATACCTGGAATATGTCCAAGAAGCCGGAAGTCGAAGGGTCAGTCAAATGGCAGGATGCTGAACTCAAGATCAAGGTCTCCGACAATAGGCGGGTGATCACCGGCAACGGCCTGCCGGACCAGCCCACCGGCGTTTTTCCAGTGCGAGAATCTGACCCGGCTTACCAGTACGACCGCAACCCCAACTCGATTCAAGAGCAAGAGGTGAGTTGGGAACTTCCTGCCGAACCCACGGTGGCCGACGAGCCCAGTTGCGTACCCATGAACACCATTGGCATCGCGCTAGATGGTGCGGCCATCTTCAACGCCCTCGATGCCGAGGGTCGAGATGCCGGTGCCCACGAGATTTTGGACTCGTGCTGGGGTCACCCGGAAATGGATGGCACCTATCACCATCACACCAACCCCAGTTGCTTGGACGACGGCACCTCGGGTGAACATTCCCCATTACTTGGCTACCTGCTAGATGGCTTCGGGATTTACGGACTGCTGGGGGAGGACGGTCAACAACTCACGAACGCCGAGTTGGACAAGTGCCACGGCCACACTCATGAGGTGGATTGGGACGGTGAGCAGCAGAGCATCTACCACTACCACATGACCTACGAATACCCATACACCGCTGGTTGCTTCAAGGGTGAACCGGAAGAAGTAGCGAGCAGTGGCGGTCAGGGTGGTCCTCCTGGTGGTGGACCACCACCAGGCTAA
- a CDS encoding DUF427 domain-containing protein yields MKAIWRDRVIAESEDTVQLEGTHYFPPESLQEEFFVDSDATTVCPWKGQASYFDLVVDGETNREAAWVYRDPKPAAAEIKGHVAFWKDVDIQGEATAPVSQPESLLDKVIGRSQA; encoded by the coding sequence ATGAAGGCAATTTGGCGTGATCGCGTCATCGCAGAATCCGAAGACACGGTGCAGCTAGAAGGAACCCACTACTTCCCACCCGAATCACTCCAGGAGGAGTTCTTCGTCGACAGCGATGCCACCACGGTGTGCCCGTGGAAAGGACAAGCGTCCTACTTCGACCTTGTGGTTGATGGCGAAACAAATCGTGAAGCCGCCTGGGTTTACCGCGATCCCAAGCCCGCGGCAGCAGAGATCAAAGGTCACGTAGCGTTCTGGAAGGACGTCGACATTCAGGGCGAGGCCACAGCACCGGTAAGCCAGCCCGAAAGCCTGCTCGACAAAGTCATCGGGCGCAGCCAAGCCTGA
- a CDS encoding peptidoglycan-binding protein has protein sequence MKITFIGRLFAVGVEMKRVVLGVGSVTVALGFALLASPGSSVAENAAESSQELAGYSGYDELGELASRTQRPKEGRPTGVISGKSDSALRVRGATVSKKLRRQAGKALRRSKIVKGRYPKGSMPRDPYIPQTACYANELPGVAAFRDMLLQTFPRPAETLQSYNINRGCNTPGISEHEEGRALDFEAEVSDPVQYAQAKKLLRYLTKRNGYHARRWGIMYIIYNKQLWAQYKPYWRQMSDRGNRVDNHMDHIHFTFTWNGSVQKSSYWTGKVRRVDRGPCVKVRSHFAPLQLKKRVNKPRRKSCRSPRSIGRDWRYSSSVMYWQGGERVEWLQQYLSENGGHYQGSVDGAFGRGTFAAVESWQRANRVPRTGVWDPISQHTSQRVVLKRQPTVVTGWPTAPSSVAAGQIIPFSVAVTTDGSRTRTVALQQRPTGSAVPWTTVATGTTDADGNFTGAVNGLLGTWKYRLVVASTSVLAEAETQRWTVSGIAATPTPVVTPTTVVTPTPVVTPTPAPTLTTTATP, from the coding sequence GTGAAGATCACGTTTATCGGGAGATTGTTCGCAGTTGGGGTGGAGATGAAACGGGTAGTCCTTGGCGTTGGGTCGGTGACAGTTGCATTGGGCTTTGCCTTACTTGCTAGCCCAGGAAGCAGTGTGGCCGAAAACGCGGCTGAGTCGTCGCAGGAGTTGGCTGGCTACAGCGGCTACGACGAGCTGGGGGAGTTGGCGAGCCGGACGCAACGCCCCAAGGAGGGCCGCCCGACTGGCGTAATTTCAGGCAAGAGCGATTCCGCACTTCGAGTGCGTGGCGCCACGGTTTCCAAAAAGCTGCGTCGCCAGGCAGGTAAGGCGTTGCGCAGGAGCAAGATCGTGAAGGGTCGTTACCCGAAGGGCTCGATGCCCCGGGATCCTTATATTCCGCAGACCGCCTGCTACGCCAACGAGTTGCCCGGCGTTGCCGCGTTCCGCGACATGCTGTTGCAGACCTTCCCCCGACCGGCGGAAACCTTGCAGAGCTACAACATCAATCGAGGCTGTAATACGCCAGGAATCAGCGAACATGAGGAAGGGCGAGCGCTAGATTTCGAAGCAGAAGTCAGCGACCCGGTCCAGTACGCACAGGCGAAGAAACTCTTGCGCTATCTGACGAAGCGCAATGGCTATCACGCCCGCCGCTGGGGGATCATGTACATCATTTACAACAAACAGTTGTGGGCCCAGTACAAGCCCTACTGGCGGCAGATGTCAGATCGCGGCAATCGCGTTGACAACCATATGGACCATATCCACTTCACCTTTACCTGGAATGGTTCGGTCCAGAAGTCCAGCTATTGGACCGGTAAAGTGCGCCGGGTCGATCGCGGCCCATGCGTGAAAGTGCGTTCCCATTTCGCGCCGCTGCAGCTGAAGAAGCGGGTGAACAAACCGCGGCGTAAGTCTTGCCGCTCGCCGCGTTCGATCGGCAGGGATTGGCGCTACTCATCCTCGGTGATGTACTGGCAGGGTGGCGAGCGCGTGGAATGGCTCCAGCAATACCTGTCCGAAAATGGTGGTCACTATCAGGGGTCCGTCGATGGGGCGTTTGGTCGCGGCACGTTCGCAGCAGTGGAGTCGTGGCAGCGCGCCAATCGGGTGCCGCGAACCGGAGTCTGGGACCCGATATCGCAGCACACCTCACAACGAGTTGTGCTGAAGCGGCAGCCGACGGTCGTCACTGGTTGGCCGACTGCGCCGTCGTCAGTTGCTGCCGGTCAGATTATTCCGTTCAGCGTGGCGGTGACAACTGACGGCAGTCGAACCCGCACGGTGGCGCTGCAGCAACGGCCAACGGGTTCCGCGGTGCCGTGGACCACGGTCGCCACCGGGACCACTGACGCCGACGGTAACTTCACTGGAGCGGTGAATGGCCTGCTGGGGACTTGGAAGTATCGCCTAGTGGTGGCCTCGACCAGTGTTCTGGCAGAGGCGGAAACTCAACGGTGGACAGTGTCCGGTATCGCGGCTACCCCGACTCCAGTTGTTACCCCGACTACAGTTGTTACTCCGACTCCAGTTGTTACCCCGACTCCAGCACCCACGTTGACGACGACCGCGACGCCGTAG
- a CDS encoding non-canonical purine NTP pyrophosphatase, with product MTTQVVLASRNAKKVVELRRILAGSGLDVEVLGAETYADLPEILETGETFLANSQIKSEAVARHTGRIAIADDSGLTVDFLNGMPGVLSARWAGPHATDDDNLDLVLAQINDVASDRRGGAFRCAATAARIDEHGRAHFLAAESYVRGQLLRERRGSNGFGYDPIFMPDGFEMTTAEMSAAEKDAISHRGKALSGLAVQLKAWV from the coding sequence ATGACTACCCAGGTAGTGCTGGCTTCGCGCAACGCTAAGAAGGTGGTAGAACTGCGGCGCATCCTGGCTGGCAGTGGTCTCGACGTGGAGGTGCTCGGGGCGGAAACGTATGCCGACTTGCCTGAAATTCTCGAGACGGGTGAGACTTTTCTGGCTAACTCACAGATCAAGTCAGAAGCGGTAGCACGGCATACCGGCAGGATCGCGATCGCGGACGACTCCGGCTTGACGGTGGATTTCCTCAATGGAATGCCGGGGGTGTTGTCTGCTCGTTGGGCTGGTCCGCATGCAACTGATGATGACAACCTCGATCTCGTGTTGGCGCAAATCAACGATGTCGCCAGCGACCGACGGGGCGGTGCGTTTAGGTGTGCAGCAACAGCCGCCCGCATCGATGAACACGGTCGTGCGCATTTCCTAGCAGCGGAGTCCTATGTGCGAGGTCAGTTGTTGCGGGAACGCCGCGGTAGCAATGGTTTTGGCTATGACCCGATCTTCATGCCTGACGGTTTTGAGATGACGACCGCGGAAATGTCGGCGGCAGAGAAAGACGCCATCAGCCACCGAGGCAAGGCGCTATCGGGTCTTGCCGTGCAGCTGAAAGCGTGGGTGTAG
- the rph gene encoding ribonuclease PH: MARSDGRAVDELRAVTFERGWLDNAEGSTLVSFGRTRVLCAASFVPGVPRWRKDSGLGWVTAEYAMLPRATDTRNQRESVRGKIGGRTHEISRLIGRSLRAVIDYKALGENTIHIDCDVLQADGGTRTAAITGAFIGLADAITWAKEQGHVTSSADVLFDTVAAISVGIVAGEPRLDLHYDDDSAADTDMNVVMTGSGRFIEVQGTAEQEPFSRDELNELLDLAAGGCDRLAAMQQAALAVTGQRG, translated from the coding sequence ATGGCGAGATCAGATGGACGAGCAGTCGATGAGTTGCGTGCGGTCACCTTCGAGCGCGGTTGGCTAGACAATGCCGAAGGGTCAACGCTGGTGTCCTTCGGCCGCACCCGGGTGTTATGTGCGGCTAGTTTCGTGCCGGGAGTTCCGCGTTGGCGCAAGGACTCCGGCCTGGGTTGGGTGACTGCAGAGTACGCGATGCTGCCTCGCGCGACGGACACTCGGAATCAGCGGGAGTCGGTGCGTGGCAAGATCGGCGGTCGCACCCACGAGATCTCCCGATTGATCGGACGTTCGCTGCGGGCAGTTATCGATTACAAAGCACTCGGGGAGAACACCATCCACATCGATTGCGATGTGTTGCAGGCGGATGGCGGCACCCGTACGGCGGCCATTACCGGAGCCTTCATTGGGCTTGCCGACGCGATCACTTGGGCCAAGGAACAGGGGCACGTCACGTCGAGCGCCGACGTGCTCTTTGACACGGTGGCAGCGATTTCGGTGGGGATTGTGGCTGGCGAGCCACGGCTGGATCTGCACTACGACGACGATTCAGCCGCTGATACTGACATGAACGTGGTCATGACAGGCTCCGGTCGCTTCATTGAAGTTCAGGGCACCGCTGAGCAGGAACCTTTCTCGCGGGACGAACTGAATGAGTTACTCGATCTGGCGGCTGGCGGCTGCGATCGATTAGCTGCCATGCAGCAAGCGGCGCTTGCAGTAACAGGGCAACGAGGATGA
- a CDS encoding MBL fold metallo-hydrolase produces the protein MQLTVVGCSGSFPGPDSPASCYLLEHEGSRILLDMGNGSLGALQRYADIYRIDAVVLSHLHVDHFIDLCSYYVALRYRPGGLEQRIPVWGPTDTEARLATAYGLAASTEITYGFDVRQIERSFAIGPFQITTAPMRHPVEARAIRVDAGGRSLTYSGDTGPTPQLSELAQGSDLALFEASFLSTADNPPDLHLTAQQAAEHAAAADCGQLLLTHLVPWNDSAETLAEAQAVFPEARLASPGLTVAV, from the coding sequence GTGCAACTCACCGTCGTCGGCTGTTCCGGGTCCTTTCCCGGTCCGGATTCCCCAGCCTCCTGCTATTTGCTGGAGCACGAGGGGTCGCGGATTCTGCTGGACATGGGGAATGGCTCGTTGGGGGCGCTGCAGCGCTACGCGGACATCTACCGGATTGATGCGGTGGTGCTGAGCCACTTACACGTTGATCACTTCATCGACCTGTGCTCGTACTACGTCGCACTTCGCTACCGACCAGGCGGGCTGGAGCAGCGGATTCCGGTGTGGGGACCGACCGATACCGAGGCCCGGTTGGCTACGGCCTACGGCTTGGCGGCCAGTACTGAAATCACCTACGGCTTTGATGTGCGCCAGATTGAACGCAGTTTCGCTATCGGGCCCTTTCAGATCACCACCGCTCCGATGCGCCACCCGGTGGAAGCTCGGGCAATCCGAGTCGACGCAGGTGGCCGTTCGCTGACCTACTCCGGTGATACCGGACCCACGCCGCAACTGTCTGAGTTGGCGCAAGGCAGTGATCTGGCGTTGTTTGAAGCATCGTTCCTTTCGACAGCGGACAACCCGCCTGATCTGCATCTCACCGCCCAGCAGGCTGCCGAGCACGCTGCAGCCGCTGACTGTGGGCAACTCCTGCTGACGCACTTGGTGCCATGGAATGATTCAGCGGAAACCTTGGCGGAGGCGCAGGCAGTCTTTCCGGAAGCCCGACTGGCCAGCCCCGGTCTCACCGTTGCCGTGTAG